In one window of Microbacterium natoriense DNA:
- the ahcY gene encoding adenosylhomocysteinase, whose amino-acid sequence MPELEYRVADLSLAEAGRHQLRLAENEMPGLMSLRAEFGAAQPLKGARIAGSLHMTVQTAVLIETLTALGAQVRWASCNIFSTQDEAAAAVVVGPEGSLDAPAGVPVFAWKGESLEEYWACTERIFDWSSEGFDGPNLILDDGGDATLLVHKGVEFEKSGVVPAATDADSHEYTIILDLLRRSLASSADRWSKLAAGLIGVTEETTTGVHRLYELAASGELLFPAINVNDSVTKSKFDNKYGIRHSLPDGLNRATDVLMGGKVAFVCGYGDVGKGAAEALRGQGARVIVSEVDPICALQAAMDGFQVARLIDVAGEVDIVVTGTGNRDVVTTEHLLALKHLAIVANVGHFDNEIDMAGLETLEGAEKIEIKPQVHEWRLPTGRSVLVLSEGRLMNLGNATGHPSFVMSASFTNQVLAQLELFTNIEAYPTGVYVLPKALDEKVARLHLDALGVQLTELTPDQASYIGVPVEGPYKLDHYRY is encoded by the coding sequence ATGCCTGAGCTCGAGTACCGCGTCGCCGATCTGTCCCTCGCCGAAGCCGGCCGTCACCAGCTGCGCCTCGCAGAGAACGAGATGCCCGGTCTCATGTCTCTGCGTGCGGAGTTCGGCGCTGCGCAGCCTCTGAAGGGCGCCCGCATCGCAGGCTCCCTGCACATGACCGTGCAGACCGCGGTGCTCATCGAGACGCTGACCGCACTCGGGGCGCAGGTGCGCTGGGCGAGCTGCAACATCTTCTCCACGCAGGACGAAGCGGCCGCGGCCGTCGTCGTGGGGCCGGAGGGCAGCCTCGACGCGCCAGCAGGCGTGCCCGTCTTCGCCTGGAAGGGCGAGAGCCTCGAGGAGTACTGGGCGTGCACCGAGCGGATCTTCGACTGGTCGTCAGAAGGCTTCGACGGCCCGAACCTGATCCTCGACGACGGGGGAGACGCCACCCTGCTCGTGCACAAGGGCGTCGAGTTCGAGAAGTCCGGAGTCGTGCCGGCGGCGACGGATGCCGATTCGCACGAGTACACGATCATCCTCGACCTGCTGCGTCGCTCGCTGGCGTCCTCCGCCGATCGTTGGTCGAAGCTCGCTGCCGGCCTCATCGGCGTCACGGAGGAGACCACGACGGGCGTGCACCGGCTCTACGAGCTCGCAGCATCCGGCGAGCTGCTCTTCCCCGCGATCAACGTGAACGACTCAGTCACCAAGAGCAAGTTCGACAACAAGTACGGCATCCGTCACTCGCTGCCCGATGGGCTCAACCGTGCCACGGATGTGCTCATGGGCGGCAAAGTCGCGTTCGTGTGCGGCTACGGCGACGTCGGCAAGGGCGCCGCGGAGGCGCTGCGCGGTCAGGGCGCGAGAGTCATCGTCAGCGAGGTCGATCCGATCTGCGCGCTGCAGGCCGCGATGGACGGCTTCCAGGTCGCACGTCTGATCGATGTGGCCGGCGAGGTCGACATCGTGGTGACCGGAACCGGCAACCGCGATGTGGTCACCACCGAGCACCTGCTCGCGCTCAAGCACCTCGCGATCGTCGCGAACGTCGGCCACTTCGACAACGAGATCGACATGGCGGGACTCGAAACCCTCGAGGGCGCCGAGAAGATCGAGATCAAGCCGCAGGTGCACGAGTGGCGTCTGCCCACCGGTCGCAGCGTGCTCGTTCTCAGCGAGGGACGACTGATGAACCTCGGCAACGCCACAGGGCATCCCTCGTTCGTCATGAGCGCGTCGTTCACCAACCAGGTGCTCGCGCAGCTCGAGCTGTTCACGAACATCGAGGCGTATCCGACCGGCGTCTACGTCCTGCCGAAGGCGCTCGACGAGAAGGTCGCGCGTCTGCACCTCGACGCCCTCGGTGTGCAGCTCACCGAGCTGACGCCCGATCAGGCCTCGTACATCGGCGTGCCAGTCGAAGGCCCGTACAAGCTCGATCACTACCGGTACTGA
- a CDS encoding stage II sporulation protein M, with the protein MDADALTDARRAEWERLDQLSRASLDGSGVDELIVRYRAASADLADLKTSVGESPQGAYLSTILVRARLRLTGASDNVLTLMGRFFARQLPAALYRLRWTTLAIAIAFVAMAVGFAAWISSDPALLAQLGTPDFLKQMAEEDITGYYTENPAAVFAGMVWTNNAWIAMQCVLFGITGFWPIYQIVINAQNVGYIGAIMAAHDRADILVLYLLPHGMLELTCIFVAAAGGLHLFWAWVAPGNRSRGEALGSEGRSLATVSIGLVFALFLAGLIEGFVTGWSLPWPVKIGIGAAALAVFLIYMLVIGGRAYRQGETGDLVEYEAGTPRLVAG; encoded by the coding sequence GTGGATGCCGATGCGCTGACAGATGCACGCCGCGCCGAGTGGGAGCGGCTCGACCAGCTCAGTCGCGCCTCGCTGGACGGTTCGGGTGTCGACGAGCTGATCGTGCGGTATCGCGCCGCATCCGCGGATCTCGCCGATCTGAAGACGTCGGTCGGCGAGTCGCCGCAGGGCGCATACCTCTCGACGATCCTCGTGCGAGCACGATTGCGTCTCACCGGCGCGAGCGACAACGTCCTGACGCTGATGGGGCGGTTCTTCGCCCGTCAGCTGCCCGCCGCTCTCTATCGGCTGCGATGGACGACCCTCGCGATCGCGATCGCATTCGTCGCGATGGCCGTGGGCTTCGCGGCGTGGATCTCGAGCGACCCTGCGCTGCTCGCGCAACTGGGCACCCCTGACTTCCTCAAGCAGATGGCGGAGGAAGACATCACGGGGTACTACACCGAGAATCCGGCCGCCGTGTTCGCAGGGATGGTCTGGACGAACAACGCGTGGATCGCGATGCAGTGCGTGCTCTTCGGCATCACGGGTTTCTGGCCGATCTACCAGATCGTCATCAACGCCCAGAACGTCGGGTACATCGGCGCGATCATGGCCGCCCACGACCGTGCCGACATCCTCGTGCTCTACCTCCTGCCGCACGGCATGCTCGAACTCACCTGCATCTTCGTCGCGGCCGCGGGCGGTCTGCACCTGTTCTGGGCGTGGGTGGCTCCGGGGAACCGCTCACGCGGTGAGGCTCTCGGCTCGGAAGGGCGCTCGCTCGCGACGGTCTCGATCGGCCTGGTCTTCGCGCTGTTCCTCGCAGGCCTCATCGAAGGCTTCGTGACGGGCTGGTCGCTGCCGTGGCCGGTGAAGATCGGAATCGGAGCGGCGGCGCTCGCCGTGTTCCTGATCTACATGCTCGTGATCGGCGGGCGTGCCTATCGACAGGGCGAGACCGGCGACCTGGTCGAGTACGAGGCGGGCACGCCGAGGCTCGTCGCGGGCTGA
- a CDS encoding DUF4129 domain-containing protein — protein MILRFDDVFVPDGDDARRWAEEELSNQRYAEAKPTWFDLLARDIARFIADLFNSDNTANVGPSALIIVSVLIFAALVTVLIIWGRPRRPSAVRRLHGGLLGAEDDRSAAQLRADADRAAKAEDWDEATILRFRALARGLLERDLIDPTPGATAQGIAREVGMVFPAETASVRAAAVSFDDVRYLRHPASPQSYAQLAAADDRLSALRPEAVPA, from the coding sequence ATGATCCTGCGTTTCGACGACGTGTTCGTCCCCGACGGCGATGACGCGCGCCGCTGGGCCGAGGAGGAGCTCTCGAATCAGCGCTACGCCGAGGCGAAGCCGACCTGGTTCGACCTGCTGGCCCGCGACATCGCCCGTTTCATCGCCGACCTGTTCAACTCCGACAACACCGCCAACGTCGGACCGTCCGCTCTGATCATCGTGAGCGTGCTGATCTTCGCCGCGCTGGTGACGGTGCTGATCATCTGGGGAAGGCCTCGCCGGCCGAGCGCCGTGCGCCGGCTGCACGGTGGCCTCCTCGGCGCCGAGGACGACCGCTCCGCCGCCCAGTTGCGCGCAGATGCGGATCGCGCCGCGAAGGCGGAAGACTGGGACGAGGCGACGATCCTGCGATTCCGCGCCCTCGCACGGGGGCTGCTGGAGCGGGATCTGATCGATCCGACCCCCGGCGCCACCGCCCAGGGGATCGCGCGCGAGGTCGGCATGGTCTTCCCCGCGGAGACCGCCTCCGTCCGTGCCGCCGCGGTGTCGTTCGACGACGTCCGCTATCTCCGGCATCCGGCCTCTCCGCAGAGCTATGCGCAGCTCGCCGCCGCGGATGATCGACTGAGCGCACTGCGCCCCGAGGCGGTGCCGGCATGA
- a CDS encoding RDD family protein, protein MSVPIDTSDEVLSGEAVVLDVQPIGFLLRAAGALIDMVIGFAALILWIFLRLWLLDAGLLDEATDRIANVVATVFCFLILPVTVEVVTKGRSVGKLAVGGRIVRLDGGAIGFRHAFIRGILGVLEIYMTFGGLAVLVGAFTARSQRLGDLVAGTYSQRVRTPRLVPVVPVLPPALAGWAQIADVARMPDRLARRISQFLQTAPNMLPAARSRVAQNLLADAAPFVSPVPAAPPEMVLVGITVLRRERERRALEFANARTEKLTGRRVTL, encoded by the coding sequence ATGTCCGTGCCGATCGATACGTCCGACGAGGTGCTCTCCGGCGAGGCTGTCGTCCTCGACGTGCAGCCGATCGGGTTCCTGCTCCGAGCGGCCGGTGCTCTGATCGACATGGTGATCGGATTCGCCGCGCTGATCCTCTGGATCTTCCTTCGGCTGTGGCTGCTCGATGCGGGTCTGCTCGACGAGGCCACCGACCGGATCGCGAACGTCGTCGCGACCGTGTTCTGCTTTCTGATCCTGCCCGTGACCGTGGAGGTCGTCACCAAGGGCCGCAGCGTCGGCAAGCTCGCCGTGGGCGGGCGGATCGTGCGACTCGACGGCGGCGCCATCGGATTCCGGCACGCCTTCATCCGCGGCATCCTCGGCGTGCTCGAGATATACATGACCTTCGGCGGCCTGGCCGTGCTCGTGGGCGCCTTCACCGCACGTTCGCAGCGACTGGGCGACCTTGTCGCCGGCACGTACAGTCAGCGGGTGCGGACGCCGCGTCTCGTCCCGGTCGTACCGGTGCTTCCCCCTGCGCTGGCCGGTTGGGCGCAGATCGCGGATGTGGCGCGGATGCCGGACAGGCTCGCCCGCCGCATCTCGCAGTTCCTGCAGACCGCGCCGAACATGCTTCCGGCCGCGCGTTCACGGGTCGCGCAGAACCTGCTGGCGGACGCAGCGCCTTTCGTGTCACCGGTCCCCGCCGCACCGCCCGAGATGGTGCTGGTGGGCATCACGGTGCTTCGTCGCGAACGCGAGCGCCGCGCACTGGAGTTCGCGAACGCCCGCACAGAGAAACTCACCGGCCGCCGGGTCACCCTCTGA
- a CDS encoding ABC transporter permease, with product MTGILGALADAWAEIRVHKLRVLLSLIGIAVSVAALTAVFAFSEYQRQYQTEQSDRSGGRAATLVVSQMNDDGTSADMDAFEERVAAAAARFEFSHTARVVQGLTVPVALSDGIVDAYARLYDPVYPQIHREELLDGRWFTDSDVEALAPPAIITEALWDRLGRVPLAQHPTLALSGPAGGTYQVVGVVPRESYMDESLRVDLLFDAYRSRVDALPEGAQVQFEVWVPQGSVDEIAPVLAMDLRAGLPEGQTIMVNRSDWAAQPGNVNAMATFEMVVGGIGGIILALGALSLINIQLVAMRQRVREIGVRRAFGASSGRVFVSVLLESLVATTVAGVIGIAIVVAILRSEWVVTSMFYGIQDIPPFPMRAAMIGLIASVVVGAVAGFIPALVALRVKVIDAIRF from the coding sequence ATGACCGGCATCCTGGGAGCTCTCGCCGACGCCTGGGCGGAGATCCGGGTCCACAAGCTGCGGGTGCTGCTCAGCCTGATCGGCATCGCGGTGTCGGTCGCGGCCCTCACCGCCGTCTTCGCCTTCTCGGAGTATCAGCGCCAGTATCAGACGGAGCAGTCGGACCGATCGGGAGGGCGGGCGGCGACCCTGGTGGTCAGCCAGATGAACGACGACGGCACGTCGGCCGACATGGACGCGTTCGAGGAGCGGGTGGCGGCTGCGGCGGCCCGGTTCGAGTTCAGCCACACGGCGAGGGTCGTGCAGGGGCTCACGGTGCCCGTGGCCCTGTCGGACGGCATCGTCGACGCCTATGCGCGGCTGTACGACCCGGTGTATCCGCAGATCCACCGGGAGGAGCTGCTCGACGGACGCTGGTTCACGGACTCGGACGTCGAGGCGCTCGCACCGCCCGCGATCATCACGGAGGCTCTGTGGGATCGCCTCGGTCGCGTGCCGCTGGCGCAGCACCCGACCCTCGCGCTCTCGGGGCCGGCCGGGGGAACGTACCAGGTGGTCGGCGTCGTGCCCCGCGAGAGTTACATGGACGAGTCGCTCCGGGTCGATCTGCTCTTCGATGCATATCGGTCGCGTGTCGACGCCTTGCCCGAGGGTGCACAGGTGCAGTTCGAGGTGTGGGTCCCGCAGGGCAGCGTCGACGAGATCGCACCGGTGCTCGCGATGGATCTTCGGGCAGGGTTGCCCGAAGGACAGACGATCATGGTGAACCGTTCCGACTGGGCCGCGCAGCCGGGGAATGTGAACGCGATGGCCACCTTCGAGATGGTGGTCGGCGGGATCGGCGGCATCATCCTCGCGCTCGGTGCGCTGAGCCTGATCAACATCCAGCTCGTGGCGATGCGGCAGCGCGTGCGCGAGATCGGCGTGCGGAGGGCGTTCGGGGCGAGCTCTGGGCGGGTGTTCGTGTCGGTGCTGCTCGAGAGCCTCGTCGCCACGACCGTCGCGGGTGTCATCGGGATCGCGATCGTCGTCGCGATCCTGCGATCGGAGTGGGTCGTCACCTCGATGTTCTACGGGATCCAGGACATACCGCCGTTCCCGATGCGAGCCGCGATGATCGGTCTGATCGCCTCGGTCGTGGTCGGAGCAGTGGCCGGTTTCATCCCCGCTCTCGTCGCTCTGAGGGTGAAGGTCATCGACGCGATCCGATTCTGA
- a CDS encoding DUF58 domain-containing protein translates to MFVTGRLAIALGVGVVPLVLAGLAGFSGYAALGIWVLLCAVLVLLDVLLAASPARVVVTRRVPARSRIGEPVPVSVALHNIGTRTLHAVIRDAWQPTAGAPSERQRLSIPAGERRRIDIPLLPRRRGELVSEFVMVRSRGPLGLAGRQARHRVREAIRVLPAFSSRKHLPSRLARLRELDGNTSIQVRGQGTEFDSLREYVRGDDVRSIDWRATARAGTTMLRTWRPERDRHVVIIIDTGRTAAARVGDGTRVDAALEATLLLAALAARAGDHVHLLMYDRAVRARVTGVEGTALLPALTDAMAPVHARLVDTDWSGAFTAVRTLTTRPSLIVVLTAQDAAESARGFLGAFPDASRSTTILVGSVTDDGIADLAQQRGSREEVYLAAAAERTMRDAENVADAIRRAGGEALAADPETLPPRIADRYLELKAAGRL, encoded by the coding sequence GTGTTCGTCACCGGTCGTCTCGCGATCGCACTCGGCGTCGGCGTCGTCCCGCTGGTCCTCGCGGGACTGGCAGGCTTCTCGGGCTACGCCGCGCTCGGGATCTGGGTGCTCCTGTGCGCCGTGCTCGTGCTGCTCGACGTGCTGCTCGCCGCGAGCCCTGCCAGAGTGGTCGTGACGCGCCGTGTGCCCGCTCGCAGCCGCATCGGAGAGCCCGTGCCGGTGAGCGTCGCCCTGCACAACATCGGCACGCGCACCCTCCATGCCGTGATCCGCGATGCGTGGCAGCCGACGGCCGGTGCGCCATCCGAGCGGCAGCGCCTCAGCATCCCCGCCGGCGAGCGACGTCGCATCGACATCCCCCTGCTCCCCCGCCGCCGGGGCGAGCTCGTGAGCGAGTTCGTGATGGTCCGCTCGCGCGGTCCCCTGGGCCTCGCGGGGCGCCAGGCGAGGCACCGCGTGCGGGAAGCGATCCGCGTGCTGCCTGCGTTCTCCTCGCGGAAGCACCTCCCGTCGCGTCTCGCGCGACTGCGCGAGCTCGACGGCAACACCAGCATCCAGGTGCGCGGTCAGGGTACCGAGTTCGATTCTCTGCGCGAGTACGTCCGCGGCGACGACGTGCGCTCGATCGACTGGCGAGCCACGGCGCGCGCCGGTACGACCATGCTCCGCACGTGGCGGCCTGAGCGCGACCGTCACGTCGTGATCATCATCGACACGGGCCGCACCGCCGCTGCACGCGTCGGCGACGGCACGAGGGTCGATGCCGCTCTCGAGGCGACGCTGCTGCTCGCGGCCCTCGCCGCACGCGCCGGCGACCACGTGCATCTGCTCATGTACGACCGGGCCGTGCGCGCTCGCGTCACCGGCGTGGAGGGCACCGCCCTCCTCCCTGCTCTGACCGACGCCATGGCGCCCGTGCACGCGCGGCTGGTCGACACCGACTGGTCGGGCGCATTCACCGCGGTGCGCACGCTCACCACCCGCCCCTCGCTCATCGTCGTGCTCACGGCGCAGGATGCCGCGGAGTCCGCCCGAGGCTTCCTCGGCGCCTTCCCCGATGCCTCGCGGTCGACGACGATCCTCGTCGGGTCCGTGACGGACGACGGCATCGCCGATCTCGCACAGCAACGCGGATCGCGCGAGGAGGTCTATCTGGCGGCTGCCGCCGAGCGCACCATGCGCGATGCGGAGAACGTCGCGGACGCCATCCGACGCGCAGGCGGTGAGGCGCTGGCCGCCGATCCCGAGACGCTGCCGCCGCGCATCGCCGACAGATACCTCGAGCTGAAAGCGGCCGGTCGGCTCTGA
- a CDS encoding AAA family ATPase: MHRVRAEVDKAVVGQAGTVTGLLVSLLARGHVLLEGVPGVAKTLVVRSFARALGLDTKRVQFTPDLMPGDVTGSLVYDARTGKFDFRAGPVFTNILLADEINRTPPKTQAALLEAMEERQVSADGVSRALPAPFLVAATQNPIEHEGTYSLPEAQLDRFLMKLVVGMPERDSEVAVLRKHASGFSPRELTGVEAAVTADEIRAAQDAAARVDVTDDVLGYVVDLARATRQSPSVELGASPRASTGLLAAAKAWAWLNASTAVTPDHIQTMLVPVWRHRLQLRPDAQMEGVSADAVLTSVVQQTRVPI; the protein is encoded by the coding sequence ATGCACCGCGTGCGCGCCGAGGTCGACAAGGCCGTGGTCGGCCAGGCCGGCACCGTCACCGGGCTTCTGGTGTCGCTGCTCGCGAGAGGTCACGTGCTCCTGGAGGGCGTGCCCGGTGTCGCGAAGACGCTGGTCGTCCGCTCCTTCGCCCGCGCCCTCGGCCTCGACACCAAGCGCGTGCAGTTCACCCCCGACCTGATGCCGGGCGATGTGACGGGTTCGCTCGTCTACGACGCCCGCACCGGAAAGTTCGACTTCCGCGCGGGCCCCGTGTTCACCAACATCCTGCTCGCCGACGAGATCAATCGCACCCCTCCGAAGACGCAGGCGGCTCTGCTCGAGGCGATGGAGGAGCGCCAGGTCTCGGCCGACGGCGTGAGCCGGGCGCTTCCGGCTCCCTTCCTCGTCGCGGCCACGCAGAACCCGATCGAGCACGAGGGCACCTATTCCCTGCCCGAAGCGCAGCTCGACCGCTTCCTGATGAAGCTGGTCGTCGGGATGCCCGAGCGCGACTCCGAGGTGGCGGTGCTGCGCAAGCACGCGTCCGGGTTCTCCCCTCGCGAACTCACGGGCGTGGAGGCGGCGGTCACCGCCGACGAGATCCGCGCCGCGCAGGATGCTGCGGCGCGCGTCGACGTCACGGACGACGTGCTCGGCTACGTCGTCGATCTCGCCAGAGCCACCAGGCAGTCCCCCTCGGTCGAGCTCGGCGCGAGCCCGCGCGCATCGACCGGCCTTCTCGCGGCTGCGAAGGCGTGGGCGTGGCTGAACGCGTCGACGGCGGTGACCCCCGACCACATCCAGACCATGCTGGTCCCGGTGTGGCGGCATCGTCTCCAGCTGCGCCCGGACGCGCAGATGGAGGGCGTCTCGGCCGATGCGGTGCTGACATCCGTCGTGCAGCAGACCAGGGTCCCGATCTAA
- a CDS encoding DUF4350 domain-containing protein: protein MTLTHDAPPSASTAERPPRAKRIRTLVGWLVVAALVIGGAVLMLRVAVSAPAWRDALDPEGAGDTGAMALAEILRDQGVEVNVYRSRTEARAAIDDDTTLVMANPVSLSDDGVNELIEPADRVVFLSAGTHLLALLDMGDSAPGSSEAVTARCDVPEFAKTGSIRPDRLFSPTDGVEGCFGDSDAAAVLVDDEDGVRRSVVDGARLFSNAYLAENGNAALGLALLGQTDKVAWYVPSYDDTDIEAESPETLGSMTPDWLTPAILLLLLAGVAAALWRGRRFGPLVAETLPVTVRASETMHGRARLTAKAADSAHAAEALRDGSRRRLARRLGLAVTATPDEIADAASDRLRIPRGTLQTLLAGPLPADDPSLILFARQLTELETSIDASRTMPDTHTEDPRDR from the coding sequence ATGACCCTCACCCATGACGCACCGCCCTCGGCATCGACAGCCGAGCGCCCGCCGCGTGCGAAGCGCATCCGCACGCTCGTCGGCTGGCTGGTCGTCGCGGCGCTCGTGATCGGCGGCGCCGTCCTCATGCTCCGCGTCGCGGTGTCGGCGCCCGCCTGGCGCGACGCACTCGATCCCGAGGGCGCGGGCGACACCGGCGCCATGGCACTGGCCGAGATCCTGCGTGATCAGGGCGTCGAGGTGAACGTGTACCGTTCGCGGACCGAGGCTCGCGCGGCGATCGACGACGACACCACCCTGGTGATGGCGAATCCTGTCTCGCTGAGCGACGACGGCGTGAACGAGCTGATCGAACCGGCCGACCGCGTCGTGTTCCTCTCGGCCGGGACCCACCTGCTCGCACTGCTCGACATGGGCGACAGCGCCCCCGGCTCCTCCGAGGCCGTGACCGCGCGGTGCGACGTTCCCGAGTTCGCGAAGACCGGTTCGATCCGCCCCGATCGGCTGTTCTCTCCTACCGACGGCGTCGAGGGCTGCTTCGGCGACTCGGACGCCGCCGCGGTGCTGGTCGATGACGAAGACGGCGTCCGCCGCTCCGTCGTCGACGGAGCGCGCCTCTTCAGCAACGCCTACCTCGCCGAGAACGGCAACGCGGCCCTCGGACTCGCACTGCTTGGTCAGACCGACAAGGTCGCCTGGTACGTGCCGTCGTACGACGACACGGATATCGAAGCGGAGTCGCCCGAGACTCTGGGATCGATGACCCCCGACTGGTTGACGCCGGCGATCCTCCTCCTGCTCCTCGCCGGGGTCGCCGCCGCGCTATGGCGCGGCCGCCGCTTCGGACCGCTCGTCGCCGAGACTCTGCCCGTCACCGTGCGCGCCTCCGAGACCATGCACGGACGTGCCCGGCTCACCGCGAAGGCCGCAGACTCCGCACACGCCGCGGAGGCGCTGCGAGACGGCAGCAGACGCCGGCTCGCACGTCGGCTCGGCCTCGCCGTGACCGCGACGCCGGACGAGATCGCGGATGCCGCATCGGATCGGCTGCGCATCCCCCGGGGAACCCTGCAGACCCTGTTGGCCGGCCCGCTGCCGGCCGATGATCCATCGCTCATCCTGTTCGCTCGTCAGCTGACCGAGCTGGAGACGTCGATCGACGCCTCGCGCACCATGCCAGACACCCACACGGAGGACCCACGTGACCGCTGA